Sequence from the Candidatus Obscuribacterales bacterium genome:
CAAGATACCACCCCCGGCTCTCCCATCCAGACCACGATTCAATCTACCCTAGAGTGGATTGCCGGTCTAGGAGCGATCGGGCCCATCGCGTTGATTGCTGTGTATTTGGTTGCGACAGTAGCCTTCGTCTCCGGTGGCTTGCTGACCCTGGGGGCAGGGGCCCTGTTTGGCGTTGGGGCTGGATCGATCTATGCCTTCATCGGCGCTAGTTTAGGCGCAACAGCCGCCTTCCTCGTTGGGCGTTACCTAGCCCGTGATTGGGTCTCGAAAAAGCTAGAAGCCTATCCTAAATTCCAGGCCATTGACCAGGCCGTGGGTCGCGAGGGGCTGAAAATAGTCTTGCTCACCCGCCTCTCCCCCGTCTTTCCCTTTGTGCTGCTGAACTACGCCTTTGGCATCACGGGGGTCTCCCTGCGCGACTACGTGATCGGCTTTGTGGGCATGATTCCCGGCACCCTGCTCTATACCTACCTGGGCTCTGCTGTCGGCAGTTTAGCGGCTCTGTTCACCCAGAGCGATCGCCCCAAGAGTCCCGCAGAATATGCCCTGTTCATCGTCGGTTTGATCACCACCTTTGGGGTCACCTGGTTTGTCACCCGCATTGCCCGCCGGGC
This genomic interval carries:
- a CDS encoding TVP38/TMEM64 family protein, with the translated sequence MTRRLSPVRLSSTLVLMIGFSTLGLLLSTGTAIAQDTTPGSPIQTTIQSTLEWIAGLGAIGPIALIAVYLVATVAFVSGGLLTLGAGALFGVGAGSIYAFIGASLGATAAFLVGRYLARDWVSKKLEAYPKFQAIDQAVGREGLKIVLLTRLSPVFPFVLLNYAFGITGVSLRDYVIGFVGMIPGTLLYTYLGSAVGSLAALFTQSDRPKSPAEYALFIVGLITTFGVTWFVTRIARRALAQEVGDLDNPAAAMDEPS